In one Pseudoliparis swirei isolate HS2019 ecotype Mariana Trench chromosome 23, NWPU_hadal_v1, whole genome shotgun sequence genomic region, the following are encoded:
- the hoxb4a gene encoding homeobox protein Hox-B4a: MAMSSYLINSNYVDPKFPPCEEYSHSDYLPSHSPDYYGSPRPEAAAFQPDSLYHLHPPPPPPPRGEPPYTPCRQQPAAAAAASVVVMSPRGHVLPAAPAPELRSGRCDSVTPSPPPPPPPPGTTCDLTPHGRAASSPAKDPVVYPWMKKVHVNILSANYTGGEPKRSRTAYTRQQVLELEKEFHFNRYLTRRRRVEIAHTLCLSERQIKIWFQNRRMKWKKDHKLPNTKVRSGTNNNNNNNNTNSQALTGSQNRAGPL, encoded by the exons ATGGCCATGAGCTCCTATTTGATCAACTCCAACTATGTGGACCCCAAGTTCCCGCCGTGCGAGGAGTACTCACACAGCGACTATCTGCCCAGCCACTCGCCGGACTACTACGGCTCCCCGCGGCCAGAGGCGGCCGCCTTCCAGCCGGACTCCCTGTACCACCTccacccgccgccgccgccgccgccgcgcggcGAGCCGCCGTACACGCCGTGCCGGCAgcagcccgccgccgccgccgccgcctcggtGGTGGTGATGTCCCCGCGGGGTCACGTCCTCCCCGCAGCCCCCGCGCCGGAGCTGCGGAGCGGCCGCTGCGACTCGGTGACGCccagcccgccgccgccgcctccgccgcCCGGGACTACCTGCGACCTCACGCCCCACGGCCGGGCCGCCTCGTCCCCCGCCAAGGACCCGGTGGTCTACCCGTGGATGAAGAAAGTCCATGTCAACATCT TGAGCGCCAACTACACCGGCGGGGAGCCGAAGCGCTCGCGGACGGCCTACACGCGCCAGCAGGTcctggagctggagaaggagttCCACTTCAATCGGTACCTGACGCGCAGGCGCAGAGTGGAGATCGCGCACACGCTGTGCCTGTCGGAGCGGCAGATCAAGATCTGGTTCCAGAACCGGAGGATGAAGTGGAAGAAGGACCACAAGCTGCCCAACACCAAAGTCCGCTCCgggaccaacaacaacaacaacaacaacaacacaaactccCAGGCTCTAACCGGCTCCCAGAACCGGGCCGGGCCCCTATAG